A window of Microtus ochrogaster isolate Prairie Vole_2 unplaced genomic scaffold, MicOch1.0 UNK69, whole genome shotgun sequence genomic DNA:
AAGCTAAGTGAAGGAAGTTGAAGTTCTCTGCCCTCTCAGAAAGGCCTGTGCAGGAAGGGAAATACAAAAGATCTTGCTCAGAAGCCTCTATTATCAGGAGTTATAGACCCTTGCCTTGCACAAATCTAGGGTGGGTAGATCCTAGAATTTATATGTacaaatttatgtgtatataaatgagTAGAGGCTGGGAAATTCTATTCTGACTTCAAAAGGCTCAGGAGACAGCACAGAGCTTGTAAGCACAGAACAAAGCATAAAAGATGTAGGATTTACTCATATTCCAATTAGAGATTAAAACTAGTATGAGGTTCACAGGTGTCCGTTAGTGTAGTCACCCACGCAACTGACTTCAGATGGGGAGTCTGCTAAAGGAAAGGGTGAAACCCGGGTATGAGAAGGCAGAACAGGAAGCAGTTACAGAATGTTACAGCTCCTAACTCTAAGCCTAGATCCTGCACTGAGCTTGAtcaacagggaagcagaggcaggactggGAGTTGAAGGGAAGCTGAGCCTCACCTCGGTAACACTTCTCAGGTGGTAGGACACGCACTGATCCACAGGGTCTCTCAGCGGTTGGGGCTGGTAGCTCTTTAAGAAGGGTTTGAGGGCTTTGTCAAACATAGCAGGTGTGCTGAGTACCAGGAAGGCCAGAGTAGGTCCTGGGAAGGGCAAGTGGaaggctggaggcaggagttcaTTGTACCATCCCACCTGGAACACAGAAAATTCAGGTCTGGTTGGCAAGCAGCTTGGGCCTTAGCCAGGCCCATATTTTGGCTTTGTATTCAAGGGTTCATATGTTCGGCAACCATGTCCATTTCATTTATTCAAAGAATTCACTGATGCTATGTCATGTATGCATAGTAAACTTATATGGACCATCTGTCTGCAATTGGCAGGGACTTAGCCTAGGAAGGAGTTTATGAACAAACTAGAATAAACAGAAAGTGACACTACACTTATAACCAGTCCTATAGCAGAGCGGATTAGTATTCTGACATTCGAGAGACACTGAACTCCAGTCTCGGGGGCTGGTGAGGAAAGTGAAGGTTGATGTGGGGATAGAGAATCTGTCGTCTGTTTGTTTATCTAACACAGGGTCTCGCTCTGTATCTTTGCCAGGTAAAGATGCACTGTGTCctggtagaaggggagaaaggaagaagggaggggagcagagaaaaatgtagagctcaataaaagcaataaaaaaaaaaaccaaaaaaaaaaacatgcagaccgggcagtggtggcgcacgcctttaatcccagcactcgggaggcagaggcaggcggatctctgtgagttcgagaccagcctggtctacagagctagttccaggacaggctccaaaaccacagagaaaccctgtctcgaaaaaaaaaaaaaaaaaaaaaaaaaaacatgcacttGGCTCACTGGgctgtgttggcacacacctttaatcccagccctgtgggggaagggggtggcaaagaggcaggtggatttctgagttagaggccagcctggtccacagagtgagttccaggacagccaggactaaacagggagaccctgtctctaaacactaaagaaaaaaaaaagagagaagaaaacaaaaacaaaaaacaaagaaaagaaataaatgtactAAGCACGTTGGAGAAGAGCAGACTATCTGGTCTGGTGGAAGGGAAGGGTCTGTACTAGGGAGAAGAGGTTTGAGAGATTCGTAGGAGTGTGGTTGTGCCTGGCCTTAAATGACAACTTAAAACAATGACTCCAATTTGGTGACAATGAGGAACCACTTAACTTAAAAGAGTAAAGTGGCCGATAGTTTAGAAAGACCTGGTTTCAGTGTAGAGAATGGATTGGAGGCAAGATGGGAGCAAGGAGACTATGCTAATCCTATTGAGAGAACTGTTCTGGCATACAGGATAGGTTGTCGGGCTGAAAACTACAAGTCTGGAAGATTCAGGGATAGTCATGGTGGCTGCTGCTGGATGTAGAACTGGGAAGGTGAGTAGCAGGACCTGTTGACAGACAGAACTACAGCTAACCGTTCAGTGCGTTAGTTTCCATTACCCagacttcatacacacacacacacacacacacacacacacacacacacacacacacacttttcttacTCTAGGATGTACACAATCCTCCTTCCTTTCAATCCATCTTTTCGTCAGTTCtttgttctgcttgttttttGTGCTGGTGCTTGAGATTAAAGCCAGAGCCCTGCCAGTACTAACCCAGCATGCTATCACCGAGTTACAGCCTCAGCTCTCAGTTTCACAGAGCTACATCTTCCATAGGTTCgatttcattttttcccccttcctgtaAGTGCTTTTAAGCTAGCCTTAGCTTAGTTCTCTATAGTATCCTATTCTAAGCCTTGCTGTGGACAGCTCAAGGGAATGGGTGGGAAATGGGAAGTCTATAAGATAGGTCTAAGGAGTAaggatgactttagtttgtgtcctAAGCATATCTTGTTCGCTCAGTACTGTGGGAGGAAAGTGTGGGATCAGGCGGGGCTGGGACGGGTGGAGAGGGGCGGGAGTCACAGAGACTTCTGTACCAGGCGAGCGTGAGGAATTTCTAAGCTAGTCCTGTATTGATGGCTAGTAACACTATGAATTAGCCTTCTGTTGGCTGACGGAACAAACTAGTCAATTGTGTCTTGTTCGACATCAGAAATACTCTTCTCTCTTCATCTGACCTAACAGCCATGCCAACCTTCCAAACTTTGACCTCTCTCTCCTAACTCCTTTGGAAGCGTCCGGTGATTCCGGTTCCATAGGGGGACATTTTCCCCGTAAATTACGGAGATGAGAAGTTAGAAATCGTGGGTTGTATCCAATTCATTTGTTTGACAACATAAAGAGGTAAAAGGGTAAACGTGGCTGTTTATCTTTTTAACCAAGCCCCATTTCACACTACGACTCGGAGAACGGATCGTTAGATGGCCGCGGTAGGAGGCTGGGTTGGATAAGAAGGGCTCACCGGGCCTCACGGTTTTGCCGCCAAGACCAATCATAGTGCTGGTACTAAGAACACAGGGAAGACAAACCAACCTGGAAGGGGTAAACCTCGAAGCCAAAAGGACATAAGGTGTCCTCaatcttctgcttcagttctgcgACATGCGGCTCCATACCGCACGCTGAACGCTGAGCTTGCTGGGAAATGGAGTCTCTTAGTTAGTTTGAGTTTGTGCGCGTCAAGCCGGgctggactacatttcccaggaggTAAAGGACCAGTAACGGATTCAATTGACTCTGCACGATGCATTTTGGTATAAATAGTTCCTTCGGTCCTCGGAGCCGAAATATAACAGGGTCTGTAAGACTCCATGTCCCGACAAGCTTCacgggtgtgtgtatatgtgtgtatgaacgtACGGGGGCGCTTCCAGAGAAACGTATTTCCGCCCTCTATTGCCTGTTGTCTCGGCAAGAAGCGGACTCAGTTTCCCGGGTGTCGCTGCGGCACCCGCTCTTAAATGTCATTCTCCGCCCACCGGAGTTTGAACTTGCCGGCGGTAGTAGCGACTGACAGACTTTGACACAGTTCTAGCGTCCTTGATTTGGGGAGGTTGAAGTCAAGATTCGGCTCATTGTACCCTCATTTGATATCTGTATTTTAGAGTattctgcttttttcccccacttcCCCAAGAACGCGTTCCCTAGTTCCAGATTAGCGCTTTTGCTGTGGTACTACATCAATAGCCTTAGTATCCCCCTCCCACTTTCCTCTTTCCATGTAACACTCTGGCTTTTCCTGGCCTGCACCGCGGATATCTCGGTGTGGGAAGAGTGAGCAGGAACGTAGTCCTCAGTGTTCCAGGATGAATAGGAGCCCTAGCTGGTCTGATCAGCTTCATGCAGTTCTCACTTCAACTGATGAAAATATGGCCCGGATTAAGGTGAGAAGGCACAGGAACCTCCCCTCCCGCCCTCCCAGAGTTCACCCTTCTCTATTGGGAAGCTAGGCTAGGGCATAGGCTAAAGGACACTGAACGCTCACTGGTTTGtggaactgttttcttttgtagcAGAGTTTGTATCCTCTTCGCGTTTCCTCCACAGGTGAGTGTTGCTCTCTCTCccagccttttctcttttcaaggcCTTCTTCCAGTGCCTGCCTGTATCATCTACGATTCTGTACAAATTCCAGCTACTTCCCGTCTGGAACTCTAGTTTCCTACACAGACAGACCctgttcctttctttattccttcaatAGGGGACCTGGCTGACACCTGGATTTCCCTTCATCACTTGCCTCTTCAGCCAGAGGCTCAAGCTTCTCAGCCTTGGGCTCTAAAGTCTCCCGTTCGTGGAGAGAGACTAAGCTGCACCGAATCTCACAGCTCATCatctctctgggatgaagtcacTAAACTCCGATCCCAGCTTCAGTCTCAGGCTCAGGTGAGGTATTAGGTGTTTGTGTGTAGTGGCAATGTAAAAGAATAATATCAGGATTTGGGGAAATAACTTAGAAAGTAGTTCCTGGCT
This region includes:
- the LOC101992278 gene encoding methylmalonic aciduria and homocystinuria type C protein homolog, producing the protein MEPHVAELKQKIEDTLCPFGFEVYPFQVGWYNELLPPAFHLPFPGPTLAFLVLSTPAMFDKALKPFLKSYQPQPLRDPVDQCVSYHLRSVTE